The Bdellovibrio bacteriovorus W nucleotide sequence AGTCTCAGAGGAATCAGAAATAACACTCACATGTTTTGAGAGCTGATCTACTTGAGATGTAATATCAAGCGCTGATTTTCTCAAAAGAGCAATGAAGCGATCCATCTCTTCCAAGTAATGTACAAAAGTCGTTTTAACTTCATCCACCCGCGCAGACTCTACAGCTCCGATTTGTTTTATCACCTCTAAACCCGTGATAAACTTTCGGACTTCGTCAAACTTCGACTGAATTTCTTTAAGATTTTGATTTAAAGAACTGATTTCTTTTTGCAGCTCAAGTGAGTACTCCTTAAAGAGTTTTGAGAAATCAGCTTGGGTCTCATGCAATTGCGCAAAGGCATTATCCGAAGATCTCAGTTTTGCGATCGACTCTTTGACAAAAAAGTCCACTAGAAGCATCTGCACGTGTAACGCAGAAATTCTAAAAGCACATTGCTGAATGACAGACGATAGTTTTTGAATAAAGTCGTTAAGCCCCTTAAAGTGCTCTTCGATCTGACCCGAAAGCTCAGAGAACTCTTTAGAGACAACCCCTAAACTCGCAGCCACAGTGCCAAACTTAGCAGCGGAAATCGTCATATTAAAGGAAATATATTTTAAGTGATTAAATCCCTCACTGAGGTCTTCAATCGTTTTTTCGAAAATCTGTCTAGAGTTTTGAAAGTCTTGAATTCTTTGGAAAGCATCAGCGAGATTTTCAAGAGCCGCCTCTGAAACATCAGAGATTGCCTCGACCTTTTGTCTTTCTTTATAGTCGCCTTGCGAGCCCGTTCTGGCTTGCCCCAGCTCTTTCACTTTTTGCCCTCGTGATTCAAGCTCTGTGAGAGCCGCTTGAACCATGAACTCATCATAACTTGAAAATCCTTTTTCTTGAATCTTCTGTAATAAAAGCTCCACGGACTTATCAAGATCATCGTTTTCTTTTTCGAAATCTAGAATTTCTCTATAGAGATCTTCAACCACATTGAAAATTTCAGAAGAAGGTTTAAAGCGAATCGACAGATAGCCCTCGTCGATAGGAAAAACAAAAGCGTACACCCAGTAGTAGCTTCCATTAGACGCCATGTTTTTTACATAGGCTCCAATAGACTTCCCTGACTGAATAAAATCCCAAAGAACTTTAAACACAGCTCGCGGCATGTCGGGATGACGAATGATACTATGAGGAGCTCCTAGAATTTGTTCTCGTGGATAAGCACTCACACGCACAAAGACATCGTTCCCAGAGGCGATCACCCCACGCTTATTCGTTGTCGAAAAAAAGAATTCATCAAATCCAAAAGGGCTCTCGGTCATTGTAGGAACAGGTCTTTTCATATCATTACCATATCTTAATCTACCCCCTGTAATCATGGTGATTCTGAGAGTTCTAACTCTGCCTTCGAGATTCCAGACTTTAATCCTTAAGGGAATCCACGCCTAAAAACCCTGCTCCACACGAGAAATATTATGTCACGGGCGCATCTTCGCAAAATAGAGCTTTTGTCAAATTTTTATACACTGCTTGTGGGTCATCTCGAAGGGGTTTTAGAAGACTCTGGTACGGGCCTCGCATCTCTACTCAATGAAAGAGGGCCCTCTCATGCAGAAGACAATCAGATCTTTATTTCTCCTCAGCAGTTCAATCATCTTTTTCACGATTCCATCTTGGGGAAATTCGTGGAAAGTTGTTTCTGCCTGTGACTATAACAAGTCAGAACTTACTTTGAAATTTGAAGAACTTATTCGACCTAATCATGCAATCGAGCTTGGGCAAACATTAAACCAATGCCCTGAATTGAAAGACTTAAAAATTCTTTTAAACTCTCCAGGGGGTTCTCTTTCAGAAACTCGCAAGATCAAAGACATTCTGGATTCTGCAAAAAGTCGCGGCGTCGTTGTCACCACTCAAGTCAACAATGGTGATGAGTGCGATTCCAATTGTGTCCCTCTCTTTGCACAAGGAAACATTCGTAAAGCCGGCGCTGTCGCTGCCTTTATGCTTCACGGTGTAAGCACACCGATCATTTCAAATATTCCAGAAAAAGCGAGCACAGAAGAAATGCTTGCAATGATTCGCGATGGAGCCAGCGAGGCTTGGCTTCAAAAACTGATTGAGATGCAAGTCTTCTCTATTCCCGCAATGTTCTGGATGAGTGGCGCAGAACTCTATAAAGACAATAGTGGTCTTGTGACAGAACTCCTCCCGCGATTTGAGAAGTTCGCCCCTTATGATAAAACTTACAGGGCCCTCTAAGGACAATAACATTTTGCGCCCCTAAAAGGCTGATTCTTTGCAATAGAGAGTGCTCTTAAAAGACACCGCTTTTGCCATAAACAATAACATGACTTTTCCTCCTCTCCTTCCTATAAATTCCGTTCCAAGGTGACGAGGGAGGTTATTTCTATGAAGCAGCTTTTTGTTTTATCAATAATTTTTTTAGGCCTTAATAGCCAATCATTTGCCTATTCCTATGACTACTTTCCTGAAAACACAGTCATGGCCTTTAAGGGACAAGCGTTGGGTACTGATTTGGACTGCTACCTTTATGTTACAGAAGTAGAGCTGAATTCTCCGAACAAAACGGACTTACGTTATGTGAAAATTCACACCAACTATTCCTATAATCAAGAAGAGACCTCTGAAACAATCGTGACTCCGGTGCGAGAGAATCTTTTAGCTGGGATTAGCATGAACAACACCGATCAAATCGTGATTTCTTATGACTCTAAAAAAGGTATCGAGAGTGTGCGCTCTTTTGCTTTAAAATGGATGAAGAACAACGAAGAGACCCTGAGCTATTGCCTTGATCTACAATACCTTCCAAGACAATAAGCCACTGCCTAGAGGTCATTTCACAAAATGGCCGTCTGTCTTAAATCTGTTTCAGATACAATACTGACTGATCCAAAAAAGAAAGGGCTTCCGTTGAAGCCCTAAAAATCTTTTAGAAAACTTGCAGAACATTTTCTACGCTCTGCAATTGTATTTTACTCAATCAATCAAGAACTAGGTGAACGAACTTAAGGTAGCGCAACTCATACGTTGCTTGAGGGAATGGGTGATCCAGCCCTTGACCAGAGATGCGCAGGGTCTGCCCCTTGCGACGAGCGGCAGAGAGGGCCTCATTGGCAATCTCAAAAAAATCATTAAAGCTGATATGACTTGAGCATGAGCTTAGAATCAGATATCCCTCTTTGTTCACGCGTCTTGCAGCCGCCGCAAATAGATCCGTATACTTTTTTACGGCAATGGCTTTACCCTTCTCATCATGACTCATAGAAGGAGGGTCTACGATGATGCAATCCCAGAATTCTTTCTGCCCTTGAAGATAATCAAAAGCGTCCATACAAATGGATTGATGGCGATCCTCGGGAAGTCCGTTAAGTAACCAGTTCTCCATAGCCAAATCCGTAGCACCTTTGGCAATATCCAAACTTGCAACTTTGCTTGCTTTACCAAGACCAGCGTAAACAGAAAAACCACCTGTATAGCTGAACATATTTAAAACGCTTAAGCCTTCGCTGATCTGACGAACATATTGCCTGTTATCTCTTTGATCTAGGAAGAAGCCCGTTTTCTGTCCCTTGATAAGATCCATTTTAAAAAGAACACCGTTTTCTTTTAAAACAAGCTCGTCAGTGACAGGTTTCCCCGCCAACAACTCAATGCCTCTGTCTGAATCGCTACGGCGCAATTTATCCACAACAGACTTTAGCGGCGTGTTTTTTAAAATCCACTGCGCTACAAAGGAAGCATCCCAAAATTCTCGTGGTCCTTTACCGTCGAACTGCAAAACGGCCACGTCTCCATAGACGTCACACACAAGCCCTGGGAGCCCGTCGCCTTCACCATTAATAAAGCGATAAGCAGTGGTCTGTTCAGAGCGAACGGCCTTACGTAAAAGCCAAGCTTTAGCTAACTTCTTTTCAATGAAGCTTTCTTGAGGTGGCGCTTTGTCCGTGCTCAAGATTCGCAATGCTAATGGAGAATGCGGATCGTAAATAGCCCAAGCAAGGTCTTCGCCTTTTTGATCGAGCACTCTTGCTAGAGTGGCTCTTTCAGAATGTGGCGGGCGATCCAATGCTTCTTTATAGACCCATGGATGACCACGCAGAATGGTACGGCGAAGATTTCTATCGAGTTTTACTTTTAACTTGGACATGTCCCTCTTCTATACCGGGATGCTCTGAACCGCAATAAGGAACTCTTGAGCTTGAAAAAATAAGAGTGACGAATCTCCGTCCAAATCCCGTAGCTGTCTAAACTTTCGACAATGTCTGCTGATCAAATTCTCCAGAGCCCAGTCCTACTTGGTCATAAATTTGAATAAGTCGTCTCTTATGAGAATAAAAAAGACGCTACTTCTGACCATTTTAAGCTTTTCGATAGGACCTATTGCCCATGCCTTTGATATTGCCCCCGAGGTAAAGGCCCTTAATCAGGAGTTTAATAACTATCAATATCCTATACTCATTATCGACAAAGCGGATTCTGAGAGTTTTTTAAGCTCGCAAAACTTTGAGAAGCTCCCTGAAAACAAACAAGTGGATGTCCTTAAGAATTACTTCCTGCGCACTTTTAGAATGCCCTTAGAAACTAATCACGCCATCAATCTTATCCCCTATTTTACAGTTCTTAAAAGTTCTGCCGTGGCCATGCCTTTTGCTGATAATGGAAAAAACAAACTCTGCGTCGTTCTTCCTAGCGATAATAAAGGCGATCACCTTTCTGAAGTACAACGCCTTTTAGGTTATGATCCTTCGTTGGATCTCTATAAAAAAATAGACTTTCAAAAACTCACGAAACTTTTAAGCCTTGAAGACCTGCGTTTGATTTCACTTTATCATGAGCTATCTCACTGCCTGGATCCCTATTACGTCGTTAAATTTCATAATCAAGATCCAGATCCTCACTCAATTCACCAAAGCGAAAGCTTTGCTGAGGTCAACGCTCTCTTAATGCTGTCGCAAAGAAAGGGAAAGCGAAATCTTGGCACTTCTCGCGCGCTATTTCGCGGTCTCTATGCCCGACATCTTGGGCCGTTCTTGGCAAAACAACCACCGTCCATGGCCGGAGAGGCTTACAATAAAGGTGGAGCTATCTATTTTCTGAGTTTTCCAATTTTGGAAGCTCAAAGCCAGATCGAAAACTTCTCTCGCCGTGTTCGTGATATGAACCTGCAAGAAACTTTGGCGCTGAGTAAAGAGATTGTTGAGTTTCGAGCTATAAAAAGCCGCAGCTTCCAGGCCCTCTATATGGCCTTCCATGAAGGAGAAGAAAAAGCACATACCTACTATCTAGGTCTTGCGCAGAGAGATCCAGATTATTTTATGATCGCTTATAACGATCTTCTTCATTCACTGACATTTTTAAAAAATCTTGACCGCTTATTGCCTCAATAGGGCAGAAATAAAAAAGGCTTTGAGTTTCCTCAAAGCCTTTTTTTTAGAACAGATTCAAGTTGGCTGATAGTGCCACATTCGTTCGATCAGAGCGAACGTCTCTTGGTGTGAACTGCACGTTCGGATATAGGTAAATATCGCGTGTGATAGAAATACCGAGCCCCACTGATTGGTATGGCTCTAGCTGAATATTATCATCATCACCTTCGTAACGCGTGAACTGGAAGTAGCCAAACACGGTTCTGAACGAATATTTATCCGTAAAGCTATACTGCATAAATGGGAAAAGTCCCCATGTAAAATCAGAACGCTTATAGGTTCCTGCCGCCATACGTGCCATTAACTTCTCGTCTGTGATATCTCCAGAATAAATATTCTTACCCAGCGTGATAGACGTTCCGCCTGTCCACTTAGACTTTCCGAAGTTTGCTAAAATCGTCTGACTCAAGCTTACAGATCCAAAGACCTTCGTTTTATTCACAGAGTCGGAATCCGTTGCATGACTGTATGTCACACTGGAAATCATCTGTGTATCTAAAGCCCTATAGCCGCGGCTCCAGCTAAGGTATGGCGTTGAAATTTGATAACGGTCCATGGAGCCCCCTGCTCCATCACGAGGATCATCCGCCGACTTCGTCAGATCTCCATGCAGAGGATCAATAACAGTGATCCCTGTACCAAAACTCAAATTATCTTTATCAGTAATACGGTAATTAAAACCAATATCCCCAGACAACGAAGTCATGGCTTCAATGGTGGCTGAGGCTCTATAGTTAGGTCTCACTGGAGAAAGTGGGTCGTTGATAGAACCACCAGAATAGGACAGTGAGGATTTAAACGAAAATTTAGACTTAGAGCCCAAGGTCGCTCTCATTCGAGCATCTGTGATCTCGTTATCAATATCTTTTAACTTCTCTTGAGGCTTCTTCAAGCTCTCAATGTTTACCTTATTACTTCCAGATGCCGCTTGATTCGACTTTAGTTTCGTCGTCTGCGCCATTAATACAGAAGGGGCCAATAACAAACTCAAAGCAAATAATTGAATTTTCATAAAACCTCACTGGTCGCTAAATTAGGCGATTACATTAAAATAATCCACCAAGCATTACCGAACCGATAAAAACTCCTTCCTTGTCCATTTAATAGTCATTCTCGTATTCAAGAAGGACTGTCCGTAAACGAGAATGGCTTTGAGGAAAGCCATTCATGGGCGACAATATAGAGAGATCTTGAAGGGAGGAGAAATGTATCGCCTCAAAAAAACAGCACCTTTTATGAAGGTTGCTGAGAATTCAGAAAAAAAATATCAACCGTCGCTAACACTCGTAAGTAAAGACAGTGCACCCCGTCCCTATGCCACATTAGGAGAAGCCTTAAAGAAAGCACGGCAAGATAAGGGTCTTTCTCAAGGAGAGGTCGCAAAAATGACGGAGTTTAAGAATGCGCAGTTTATCTCTAATATTGAACGAGGACTGGCTCTGCCGCCTAGCCATTTGATGCGCCTGTTTTTAAAAATTTACGAAGTCGACTTAGAAGAGCTTCTTAAAGCCCTCTCTCTGGATCTCGTGGATAAGTATCGCAGAAAGTTCATGGACGAAAACGATCTGGAATAAAAAAAGACCGCTCTTTGGATGCGGTCTTTTTGCTGAATCGAAAACTATATCTTATTAGTAGTCGTAACCTTCAAAACCACGGTCACGGCTATAGTCACCCTCTACATATAGAGCCACTCCGGCCTTATCAGAATCAGGGTGAGTCACTTCAAGTACACAAGAACTCCAATCAGCTCCCGGATACCAAATCACACTAATATCATAAGCTTCTGAATAAACTTTGGTCTTTCCATTGAGTGCACTTAAAACCGTGCTTACTTTGCTCACTTCGCAGACCATACCATCGTATTCTTTAACTTGCACTGTCGGTAGAACACCCGGAGTTTGAGTTTTTAATTGTAATCGAAGTGTAACAACGCCCTCTTCGTTGGAAGCAGCCACCGCTGGTAAAGACTTCATCTGACCAGGAACCAATCTTACGGCTTCTGCCTTAGCCACTGTTGCTACAGAAAATGAAGCTAATAAACCTAAAACGATCTTTTTCATATATGAACTCCTTTTAATTCAAACCCCTTCCACTTAACACATGAGCTTTACAGAGCATATCAGGTTCTATAGCTCATTCCTTTTTTCAAAAACACTGTCTAAACTTCAGACACTTGAATCTATATTCTCTCGAAACATTTCAATATCCTGACTTTCCAAAATCCGAATTCTCTGCGGTTGACTATGTCCTTCCCAAACATCCTTCTCTTGAATCCTTTCTAGGGCCTCCGAAAATAAGAAAACTTTTTTTCGCGACATCTTTTCAATCTCCTTCCACGCAAGAGGCAAAGCCACTGTGGGCTTTTGGCCGGCCCTTAAAGAATATGGAGCAATCGCGGTCGCACCAAATCCATTGCGAAGATAGTCTAAAAAGATTTTCCCTTCCCTGCGAGCCTTGGACATATTCACTGTGTAGCGCCGTGGGCTTTCTTTCTCTAAAAGAAGGCAAACACTGCGCGCAAATTCTTTAATAACCTCAAAGCTATATCCCGACTTTAAGAAAACATGAACGTGAAGCCCTTTACCACCGGTCGATTTGACTTGGGAGTATAGGCCGAGTTCTAAAAGCAAATCTCTCAGGGACAAAACTCCAAATTGCAGTTTTCTCCAAGACAGAGACTCGTCTGGGTCTAGATCGAAAACTATTTCGCTCGGAGAATTTGGTTCATCCAATGTACTTTGCCAAGCATGGAACTCAATGGCCCCTGATTGAACAAGTTGTAAAAGCCCTTGGGGACTTTCAATATACATAAATTTCTGATCTCGCACTTGGGATTCAAAAACTTCGTCCGCTTTTGTATTTTCTAGATGCTTTTGAAAAAAGCAGCGAGCTTGAGCGGTTTGCTGGCATCTTAATATCGCAAGAGGCCGTTTAGCTGAGTACTTTAAAAAACGCTCTGCGGCCTTTTCATAATAAGAAAAAACATCCTTCTTAAAAACTTTAGGAAATTCATAAAGAACCCTCTCTGGACTGGAGAGAGTCACAGAGTTCGCCTCTTCCAATTTTATAGTTTCAGGATCTAATGATTTTTCTCGAGAAATTTCTTTCGCTTTTTTATCCTCTCTTAAACCTATAAAAGAGGGATGCCTTAAAGACGTGCCCTCGCGCCATTCCCTGTACTCCACCTCGCAAACAAGCTTTGGTTCCACCCAATGGACATCTCGCAGTCGCGGTAGGTTCTTAAGAGGCGTCTT carries:
- a CDS encoding putative sensory protein (COG2202 FOG: PAS/PAC domain) codes for the protein MTESPFGFDEFFFSTTNKRGVIASGNDVFVRVSAYPREQILGAPHSIIRHPDMPRAVFKVLWDFIQSGKSIGAYVKNMASNGSYYWVYAFVFPIDEGYLSIRFKPSSEIFNVVEDLYREILDFEKENDDLDKSVELLLQKIQEKGFSSYDEFMVQAALTELESRGQKVKELGQARTGSQGDYKERQKVEAISDVSEAALENLADAFQRIQDFQNSRQIFEKTIEDLSEGFNHLKYISFNMTISAAKFGTVAASLGVVSKEFSELSGQIEEHFKGLNDFIQKLSSVIQQCAFRISALHVQMLLVDFFVKESIAKLRSSDNAFAQLHETQADFSKLFKEYSLELQKEISSLNQNLKEIQSKFDEVRKFITGLEVIKQIGAVESARVDEVKTTFVHYLEEMDRFIALLRKSALDITSQVDQLSKHVSVISDSSETLSASVEQIFVLAADLAPQIEQI
- a CDS encoding hypothetical protein (COG3904 Predicted periplasmic protein), encoding MQKTIRSLFLLSSSIIFFTIPSWGNSWKVVSACDYNKSELTLKFEELIRPNHAIELGQTLNQCPELKDLKILLNSPGGSLSETRKIKDILDSAKSRGVVVTTQVNNGDECDSNCVPLFAQGNIRKAGAVAAFMLHGVSTPIISNIPEKASTEEMLAMIRDGASEAWLQKLIEMQVFSIPAMFWMSGAELYKDNSGLVTELLPRFEKFAPYDKTYRAL
- a CDS encoding hypothetical protein (COG1092 Predicted SAM-dependent methyltransferases) yields the protein MSKLKVKLDRNLRRTILRGHPWVYKEALDRPPHSERATLARVLDQKGEDLAWAIYDPHSPLALRILSTDKAPPQESFIEKKLAKAWLLRKAVRSEQTTAYRFINGEGDGLPGLVCDVYGDVAVLQFDGKGPREFWDASFVAQWILKNTPLKSVVDKLRRSDSDRGIELLAGKPVTDELVLKENGVLFKMDLIKGQKTGFFLDQRDNRQYVRQISEGLSVLNMFSYTGGFSVYAGLGKASKVASLDIAKGATDLAMENWLLNGLPEDRHQSICMDAFDYLQGQKEFWDCIIVDPPSMSHDEKGKAIAVKKYTDLFAAAARRVNKEGYLILSSCSSHISFNDFFEIANEALSAARRKGQTLRISGQGLDHPFPQATYELRYLKFVHLVLD
- a CDS encoding hypothetical protein (COG1396 Predicted transcriptional regulators), which encodes MALRKAIHGRQYREILKGGEMYRLKKTAPFMKVAENSEKKYQPSLTLVSKDSAPRPYATLGEALKKARQDKGLSQGEVAKMTEFKNAQFISNIERGLALPPSHLMRLFLKIYEVDLEELLKALSLDLVDKYRRKFMDENDLE